A stretch of DNA from Arachis hypogaea cultivar Tifrunner chromosome 19, arahy.Tifrunner.gnm2.J5K5, whole genome shotgun sequence:
TGGTGAAAAGCTGAACTCTTATTGCACTAGtatatatacataagtatcttattatatcatataatttcattaaaaacTAAGCATATTGTGACTTGTTAATTAGAATGGTGCAGTGATGATGATGGAGGTGGTACCACTATTCCCGACGTTGTGAGTTTggcagtgatgatgatgatgggggTGGTTTCTAATTTGAATCCAGTATTCCAGTTTACTTAATGTTTGAGGTTTCCCAATTCAATGCTGCAAAGGttgttttaatttatgtatatttttgtgGTCCTCTGTTGTATTGCAGTGTGAGAAGGTTCTTGACGGTTTGCTTCGCGATGGTAGGCTTACCCTCAAACAGATGGTTGAAAGAGCCGTCCAAGGAAAAGGCAGGTATTATTTTGCTTTGCTTCTATTAATTGTGAAAGAAAATTATGTTCTTTTGTTAGTATTTAAACTGATTAGTTGCTTGATCCGGGTCAAATTTCGATACATGTTTAGACGGCTTAGTTAGTTTTTCTAAGAGAGGTATATTAGTACCTTTCTAAAGGGGAGCACGAGCATacgctgagtgtggcagagatgaagatgttgagatggatgagtggtcatacgcgattggataaaataaggaacgaagatataagggagagagttggagtagcacccattgtggaaaagatggttaaatcgcatctcaggtggtttggacatgtgagaagaagaccgataaaacatccagtcaggaaggtggatgagatggaagatggacaaagggcgaaaggcagaggaatacctaagaagaccatccatgaggtggtgaaacgagatctacatgtaaacggtttcTCTGttaacatgatacatgacagagcacaatggcgttgtttgattcatgtagccgaccctacttagtgggacaagactttgttgttgttgttgtctacTCAAATATAGTCAAAAGTGTGGTTCTCTATAAATCGTTGCAAGTTTAAATTCCAAGTTGTGGTTCAGCTCTCTTATACGCTGCTAAATAGTAACACTGAATCCTCTATAGTTAGACTGCCTTAAAttcatcttcttttctctttcagAAAATCCTGGTGCTATAGAAGCTGTTGTTCGAGAGAGCTTTCATAAGCTTTTGAAGGCACACTATATTGAACGCTGCCCTGCATCAGAGCCAGTTGTTTCTACACTCATTAAGGCAGAATCTGCTCCTAGAAAGCGGGGTTCTAAGATGGCCAAGGTAATTGGTTCTTTTCAATTTCTACAGACAGCTGGGTTAATTTTTATACAGGACCCGGATTTATAGCCAGCTTTTTTGTGTAGCAGTCCCCATTTCTTTGTCAATTTGTAGTGTTATGAAAGTAATGATTTGTCTTACAATCAGATTTAGATGTCTGGGTATGTGTTGGGTAGGAAATTGAATAATTGGAACTAGCACAACCCATCTGTTGAGATTGGTAAAGATATCAATCACTGAAATTATCGAGATTCAtgcaaacaaatttgagctgcAACCTGTTTGGTTTAGACTTCTGATGTATGGTAGCATTGATTAGAAAGTAATATTAAGGTAATGCGACAATGAGTTCAATTTAGTAGTAAATGTTTGGCCTTTGTATTACACTAATGACCCTCTATTTAGTACTTTCTGATTTGTTTGCTTATTACTTTAAAAGTTTTGGTTCAGCAATGATAATATGATATATATGGAAAATACATGAGCGCTGAAAAAAAGTGGATATTTGATCACCATTCAATATCATCATTTTGATTGAAGTTGCAACAGCATAGTGTTCACTATTGTAACCTAAATATGTATTACCTCAATgttgtttctttttattgataAACAAAGAACTTTATTAAGATGGAAAAGAAGAGTTTTGACAATCCATGTTTGCAGAAATTTGAAGCAGAGACCATAGAACAATGCGTTCTAGAAGCTGCTGTGCCTGGGGAGGCAATCAGATTTGCTGTTACAGCATATACACTGGGTAATGCTGATAGAGAAGCAAAATCAGATGATTCCTCCATTGTAAATTTTGGAGATAATAGTGGTAAGTCTATTGTC
This window harbors:
- the LOC112777672 gene encoding uncharacterized protein isoform X1 yields the protein MFEVSQFNAAKVVLIYVYFCGPLLYCSVRRFLTVCFAMVGLPSNRWLKEPSKEKAENPGAIEAVVRESFHKLLKAHYIERCPASEPVVSTLIKAESAPRKRGSKMAKKFEAETIEQCVLEAAVPGEAIRFAVTAYTLGNADREAKSDDSSIVNFGDNSGGIANEVSILWRANFEEFIRHLRHKLLVENERKRLDDGAATTLSSILDVIKTVEEKVKIEKSVPLSLESIFTEVTKTEHGRTMTIDRVRASLVQLGCPQRNFDDSYSIDLRSIVEMARNEEVESIVLKRFGSDATEYLGSCQSLTVFLRQIR